Genomic segment of Streptosporangium sp. NBC_01755:
CATCGCGCTCTGCACCCTCGCGGCCATCTTCTGCCTCATCTGCTGGACCGTGTTCGAGAACATCACGCGGAACACCAGGGAGGACGCCGCGGAGCGGACGCTGCGTGCCCTCCGCGTCCGGCTTCGCGGGGCGTTGACCGAGGCGAGCCTGGTACTCGGCAAGGTCCGCCTCTCCTCACCGGAGCGGTTCGGGGCCGAGCTCAACAAGGCGGCGGCCGACATCGGCTTCGTCGGGACCACGGCGCGCAAGGTGCACACCGAGTTGGTCGAGGCGCTCACCCTGACCCTGGAGGCCACCCGCAAGACCACGGACGCGCTGGCCGGCAGCGCGATCGACGTGCGCGACGCCGTCGAGCATCTGGGCGGGCACCTGGCGGCCGTCAACAGCACCTGTGACGACCTCGCCGCGGCGGTGGCCCGGTTCTCGGCCGTGATCGACATCGCGGGCTCCACGGCCGGCCGGGCCGTCACCGATGCCGGTGACCAGTTGTCGACGACCATCTCCCGGACCACCCTCGACATGCGCCAGGCGTTCAACGACGAACTCGTACGGTCCATGAAGTCGGTTCAGGGCAGCGTCTCCGGCCTGAACCTCCGGATCAACGAGCTGGTCGGCGTGACGGCGGGCATCGGCCATGCCGTCGACCGCGCGGCCATCTCGATCGATTCGGTCGGCTCGTCGACGGAGAAGGCGGTCGACCTGCTCGGCGCGCGGGTCACCGACAGCATCGCGGGCACGGCCAGGGAGTTTCACCGGACCTTCGAGGGCACCGGTACGGAGATCCGGGAGGCCCTTGAAAGCTGGTCCGCCGCCACCGGGATCCACGCCTCCCGGATCGACACCACCATCGAGACGGTCGCCCTGCTGGAGCAGACGCGGGAGGCGCTCGACCGGCTTCCCACCGCGCTCGCGAGCGTGCTGGCCGACCTGCCTTCGAGGGAGCTCGCAGAACGCGAGGTGACCGACTCGGAGCAGGCGAGTACCCGGCTGCGGCTTCCGGCCGACGGCCTCTGGGCTCTCGCCCCGGCCGGCGGTCCCGGCAAGGACGGGAAGAACGACAAGGGCAGAGGCAACGGCGAGGGCCCCAACGGCGGCGGGGACAGCGGAGGCGGGGACAGCGGAGGCGGCCGGGCCGACGGCGGCGACAACGACCAGGCCAACGGCAACGGCAACGGCAACGGCAACGGCAACGGCAACAACGAAGCAGACGACAGCGGTGACGACGAGCCGGACTCACGCCAGAGAGCTCGGACCCCGCAGTGACCGCCCGCCGAAGAACCTCCAGCACGACCCTGATGGCCGGTTGGCTCTTCGCCGACCTGCTGCTCGGACTCACGATCATCATGCTGGGAGCGCAGGCACCACCCCCCTCACCCACCGACCTCGTGACGGACACCGCTCGGCTCCAACCGGACCCCTTCCAGTCCCTGCCTGCCCCCGCCCGGCCCCCGGCCAAAGAGCCCCCGGCCGAAGGGCTACCGGCCGAAGAGCCCCTGGCCGAAAAGCCTTCAGCCGAGAAGCCTCCGGAGAAGAAGGCCCCGGAGAAGAAGGCCCCGGAGCAAGAGAGCTCGGAGAAGAAAACCCCGGAGAAGGAAACCTCGGAGAGAGAACACCAGCCCGAGGAGCCCTCGGAGAAGAAGAGCCCGGCCAAGAAGGAACCTGGGGAAAAGAGTCCCGCCAGACCCGCCCCCTCGGCTTCTCCCTGCACCGGCCTGATCGGAGGCGTCCGGGCGAAACCGGTCACGCTCTCGTTCCGGGTCACCCCCGGTGCCGGTGACGGCGTACTGACCGCACAGGTCCGCCAAGAGTTGCGCAGGTACCGGGACAACCTGGCCGGACGGCGCGTCGGCATGGTCCTGACCTTCGGCTCCGACTCCGACGGCGGCGCCAGAGGCGGCGTTCAACTGGCCACCCGGGTCAACACGGCCATCCGCGAGACGTACCCGCGCATCTTCGGAACGGCCGTGACCCGGAACTTCCACGACCTCTCCGCCCCTAACGGGTCGATCTCCATGGAGATCTACTTCGTCACCCACGGCTGCGCCCCCACGTCCCCGAACCCGGGGTCACCCGATTAGGGCGTGTTCGGGGTTCAGATCATGAGGTTGTGGATTCTCCTGCACGGCACCGTACGCCCCCTCGGCCGGTCACCGTCACCACCGGCGACCTCACCCACGCCGGCGCCTCCGGCCCCCGCTCCTGCTGAACGGTCAGGTGGCCGTACCTGGACAGGACCGCGGCCAGGTCTCCGGGCTTGCCGCGGAACCGGCCGCCTCCGCCGGCCACCGGGGCGTCGGGCACCGAGTGCGTGCGGGCGCGCGCCGGCTCGTCGAACATGAAGCCCGGAATGCCGAGGTAGTCGGCCTCGCCGCGGGCGACGAGCCGCGCCTCCTGCGCCGTACGGCCGAGGTAGCGGGGTTTGCGGCTCAGGGCCACGCCGGCGACAACGCCACCCGGGTGGTGATCGCCCACCGGCTCTCCACGGTGGTGGCCGCCGACCGCATCGTGGTCATGGACGAGGGACGCATCGTCCAGCAGGGCACCTACAACGAGCTGCCGGCCGTGCAGGACGGCCTCTTCGCCCGGCCGGCCACCCGCCCCAGCTCTCCTGATCACCCCCGGGCGCGGCCGTCCGCGTCCGGGCGGTTCTCAGGTGTCGAGCCGGCGGGTGGCCTGGTCAGCCACCGACCAGCGGAACGAGTTTGATGAACGACACAACCGGGTCACAGGTCAGATCGACCGTCTCCGACAGGTCGTCGATCTGCCGCTCCCCGATCAGCAGCACGAACCCGTTGCGCTGGAACGCCCGCTCGGCGGTGTCCGCCTGCCGTTCCCAGTCGATCCGCCGCTTCGCGCCCATCCGGTAGCCGTTCAACTCCACCTCGGCGTCCTCGGGACGGACCAGGCCGTTGAACCGGGCGGCGGGGGCCTCGTTGTACCGGGCGACCTCCTCGCGGACCCTGAGCCGGACCAGTTCCCGCGCCGAGATGCTCTCCGGCAGGTCGGGGAGGGTGAACTCCTCTTTCGGCTTTCCCGCCGCGGTCTCATCTCTGAAGGTGACCGTTGCCATCTAATAGCTCCACAAATCATCGGAATCACTGCGACGGCCATCAATAGCATTTAAATCCGACAGAACCCATCACACCGAACCGCCGTCACCTATTTGCGACCATTCCGGCGGGCGACCCGAGAGGCGCGGCCGACCCACCGCCATGATCTGCTGGGCGGCGTCCGCGCGGTTGAAGGTACGGTCACGGCCAGCTGGGTGGCGTTCGGTCTTCGCGACCTCGACGCGTACGGTTGGAACGCACGCGTCAGATACCCGCCGACGAGGAGCGAGAGAACTTCGGTGAATGAAGAGCTACCGCCCGAGTTGCTGAACAGCGATCCGGAGGGCTACGCCTGGCAGGTCTGGCACGATCGTACTCCGAAGCTGGTAGCGAAGATCAAGGACACGAATTCGTACGGGTCCGAGCAGCGTGACGCCCTCGACGCGTTGCTCACCGAGATCTTCTCCGGGGTGATGGAGCCGCTCGGCGCGCGGGCCCATGATCGGAAGGTGTGGGCGGTCTGGGGTGCCGACCACTTCGGAAAACCATGGTTGGAAGCCCCTTTCCTCTGGTCGGAGTCGTACTTCTACCGGCGGGTGCTTGAGGCGGTCGGATTCTTCGAGCCGGGACCGTGGCAAGGAGTGGATCCGTTCGCCCCTCTCAAGCGTGCCGAGCCGGCATCCCTCGACGACCTTGAGCGGCCGGCGGCCGGCGCGTCCGGTCGGGCAAAGCTGCTGGCCGCGCTCTGGGGCAACCGCGCCGACCTGAGTTTCAAAATGGGCACCCTCGCCGAATCATCGAGTGCCGAGCTGGTCTGCGACGACAGCGCGAAGGTGTGGAACGCGCTCTCTCCCGGGGCCGAGGTCGTGGTGGTGGCCGACAACAGCGGGCGCGAACTGCTCGCGGATCTGATTCTCATCGACCACCTCCTGGAACACGGGCACGCCTCCTCGGTCGCTCTCCATCTGAAGCCGTACCCCTACTACGTCTCCGACGCGACCACCGCCGACCTCGCCGACACGCTGGCCCGCCTGGCCGAAACAGACGGCGCGTCCTTCCACCGACTCCGGAAGGCGACCGCGGACGGGAGACTCTCGCCCTACGTCCACGACTTCTACTGCGCGCCCTGGTCCTTCCGTCGTCTCCCCACCGACCTCGCGGTTCTGTTCGAGCGGGCGTCACTGACCATCATGAAGGGCGATCTCAACTACCGGCGGCTGGTGGGCGACCGGTCATGGCCGCCCACCACCCCGTTCGCCGACACGGTCGCGTACTTTCCCGGCCCGGTCGCCGCGCTCCGCACCCTCAAATCCGACGTGGCCGTCGGCATCCCCCCGGCAACCCTGAAAAACCTCGACGCGGACACCCCGGACTGGCGCGTCACCGGCGGCTACGGGCTCCTCCAGGCCGACCTCCGGGAAAGGGTGCCTGGGAGCGGTTCCTGACGTTGTTCTCGACCCGGTCCTCGACATTCCCGCCGTCCATCGTCACGGCCCTGAGCAGTTCCTGATGGCCTCGACAGATGTCGTTGTACTGCGCCTCGTCACCCCGGTCCGCCGGGCGGGCATCGACGGCACACGAGAGGTCCCCGAGCACCCACCGATCCTTACCCAACCTGAGCCGTCAGACTTATCAGCCACGGCGAGTGATCTTCGCGCTCCGGCGTCTCATCCCGATCACATGGATTTGTCGGGGGCAGCTGATAGACGTGCGTTGGAAGTCATCCCGTCGCCGAGAGGAAACGCACTGTGAACTGGACCCTGGAAGTGGTGGTCGTGCCGGTCTCCGACGTGGACCGCGCCAAGGCCTTCTACGCCGAGCGACTCGGCTTCACCGTGGACCACGACACCAAGGTCGGCGACGACGTTCACGTCGTCCAGCTGACCCCTCCGGGCTCTGGCTGCTCGATCGTGGTGGGGAAGGGGCTCACGGACATGGCGCCGGGCTCGCTCCGAGGGCTGCAACTGGTCGTCTCGGATCTCCACGCGGCGCGTGCCCAGCTCGTCGAGCGAGGGGTGGAGGTCAGCGAGATCCAGGTCCTTGGCAAGAGCCCGAATCCCGAACCTGACCCCCTGGACAACGTCGGATTCGTCTTCTTCAACGACCCGGACGGCAACAGCTGGGCCGTACAGCAGATATCCGCCCGAGGCTAGGAGATCCCGTCGGAATCCCCAGGCGTGCCGAGTCCGCCCGGACATCGACGGCCCGGCACCGGGCAGCCCTCTTCTACGGCGGTCCGGCCTGGAAGGCGAACCGGGATCGGGCCAACGCGACGATGATCGACTCCGATGACATGCTGCTGTTGCGCGCGAGACCCGCGGGGCTGCCCGTCCTCCCCTGGTAGCGTTCGCGAACAGGTGTGTCCGCATGTCGTTCACACGGACCAGCCGGGTGGAACAGGACCTACGATGAGCCCCGAGTCGACGCCGCGCCAGGCGATCGCCGAGCACATGATCGAGATTCCCGCCGGGAGCATCTTCCTGCGGGACGAGGGCACGAAGGCGATCTGGAAGGTCGAGGTCGGCGCCTTTGAGCTGGCGCCGTATCCGGTGACCCGCGAGCTGTACCGCACCGTTCGAGGTGAGGTGCCCGCGAGTTCGGCGGGGCCGCGGACGCCGGTGACCGAGGTCTCCTGGATGGATGCCGTCCGGTTCTGCAACCTGCTCTCTCAGGCG
This window contains:
- a CDS encoding damage-control phosphatase ARMT1 family protein; this translates as MNEELPPELLNSDPEGYAWQVWHDRTPKLVAKIKDTNSYGSEQRDALDALLTEIFSGVMEPLGARAHDRKVWAVWGADHFGKPWLEAPFLWSESYFYRRVLEAVGFFEPGPWQGVDPFAPLKRAEPASLDDLERPAAGASGRAKLLAALWGNRADLSFKMGTLAESSSAELVCDDSAKVWNALSPGAEVVVVADNSGRELLADLILIDHLLEHGHASSVALHLKPYPYYVSDATTADLADTLARLAETDGASFHRLRKATADGRLSPYVHDFYCAPWSFRRLPTDLAVLFERASLTIMKGDLNYRRLVGDRSWPPTTPFADTVAYFPGPVAALRTLKSDVAVGIPPATLKNLDADTPDWRVTGGYGLLQADLRERVPGSGS
- a CDS encoding VOC family protein, whose amino-acid sequence is MNWTLEVVVVPVSDVDRAKAFYAERLGFTVDHDTKVGDDVHVVQLTPPGSGCSIVVGKGLTDMAPGSLRGLQLVVSDLHAARAQLVERGVEVSEIQVLGKSPNPEPDPLDNVGFVFFNDPDGNSWAVQQISARG